In the Palaeococcus pacificus DY20341 genome, one interval contains:
- a CDS encoding type II secretion system F family protein encodes MGLGDKFIHFLEKIGERTLEVSETRVLRRIPERATIQERLKLLKQMQKEVEKEKESKAEKEIEKILEWRKTEVQEPFSARLAEGLLKYFRGPVESLTQYIKGLDYDLYRANIRTTQEKFVAQMIVVSIVMTIFAFIFAILMEMPLDISILIGLLGFIFGFLYMRNYPKLVFRARLYEVEKALPYVLRHMASLLSAGVGIAEAMLSVSVADYGPISEEFELIIRDMRSGASFEDALTRFEQKMASESVSRVVKQILRAIKFGGNLSDILYKLAEDFSFEYRMKLLDYVQKINGFAFIYMFLSVVMPTLFIVAIMAASAMAKTLVIPVQGMAVLLLFGFPSMSLLMVIMIKRREPR; translated from the coding sequence ATGGGACTTGGCGATAAATTTATTCATTTTTTGGAGAAAATTGGAGAAAGGACTCTAGAAGTGAGTGAGACTAGGGTATTGCGGCGTATTCCAGAACGAGCCACTATACAAGAGAGGCTAAAGTTGCTTAAGCAAATGCAGAAGGAGGTAGAGAAGGAAAAAGAGAGCAAAGCTGAGAAGGAAATTGAAAAAATATTAGAGTGGAGAAAAACGGAAGTTCAAGAACCATTTAGTGCAAGACTTGCGGAGGGGCTTTTAAAGTACTTTAGAGGCCCTGTTGAGTCTCTTACCCAGTATATTAAGGGTCTTGACTATGATTTATACAGAGCTAATATTAGGACAACTCAGGAGAAATTTGTGGCCCAAATGATAGTTGTATCAATTGTAATGACTATTTTTGCATTTATTTTTGCCATATTAATGGAGATGCCGCTTGATATATCGATTTTAATTGGATTACTTGGTTTTATCTTTGGATTTCTGTACATGAGGAACTACCCAAAGCTTGTCTTTAGAGCTAGACTCTATGAAGTAGAAAAAGCTCTGCCTTATGTATTGAGGCACATGGCTTCTCTGCTGAGTGCTGGTGTTGGTATTGCTGAGGCTATGCTTTCCGTGTCGGTAGCAGATTATGGCCCAATTTCAGAGGAGTTTGAGCTTATTATAAGAGATATGCGCTCAGGTGCTTCTTTTGAGGATGCATTGACGAGATTTGAGCAAAAAATGGCTTCAGAGAGTGTAAGTAGAGTTGTCAAACAAATCCTTAGGGCAATTAAATTTGGTGGAAACCTCTCGGACATCCTATACAAACTTGCTGAAGACTTTTCCTTTGAATATCGGATGAAGCTTCTTGATTATGTTCAAAAAATAAATGGATTTGCATTTATTTACATGTTCTTGAGTGTTGTTATGCCTACCCTTTTCATCGTAGCAATAATGGCAGCTTCAGCGATGGCTAAAACACTAGTAATCCCAGTTCAAGGAATGGCAGTGCTCTTACTCTTTGGATTTCCCTCAATGTCTCTGCTCATGGTTATTATGATAAAGCGTAGGGAGCCAAGGTGA
- a CDS encoding DUF4129 domain-containing protein, whose protein sequence is MGTKAVLYFIALIILMSALTSHTVGYGEEGVHRDFSTISTTAFLITVILAAIFLVLLFLIMRDPFQQKPKEDRSAWLTLLAYAVVFGFGLVIFLIGRPKLRPIQNATALNGTSSFSGSYIPNKAVNYSPLVKRAFMSDSLVSLITLFLLFGTIIVFSGIMIVRLHKAMRIKRMKRELENFDRKIEEEGIKFIGKPEDIVVELYKKAVLWLEVLGVPYKASWTHWEHYSFVKHKREAFKNLTSLFEKAKYAPERVTMKDAETAYNLYRIIRGENVEV, encoded by the coding sequence ATGGGAACTAAGGCAGTACTTTACTTCATTGCACTCATAATCCTTATGTCGGCTTTAACATCTCATACAGTTGGCTATGGAGAGGAGGGCGTTCACAGGGATTTCAGCACTATAAGCACAACAGCTTTTCTTATAACAGTAATATTGGCCGCTATATTCTTGGTGCTTCTCTTCCTGATTATGCGTGACCCCTTCCAACAAAAGCCAAAAGAAGACCGCTCCGCCTGGCTAACCCTCCTAGCTTACGCCGTCGTGTTTGGCTTTGGTTTGGTCATCTTCTTAATCGGCAGGCCCAAGCTCCGTCCCATTCAAAATGCAACCGCCCTCAATGGAACCTCCTCGTTCAGTGGGAGCTACATCCCAAATAAAGCTGTGAACTATTCCCCGTTGGTTAAAAGGGCCTTTATGAGCGACTCTTTGGTAAGCCTCATCACTTTATTTCTCCTCTTTGGGACAATAATTGTCTTTTCAGGAATAATGATAGTCAGACTCCACAAAGCGATGAGGATAAAGCGAATGAAGAGGGAGCTGGAGAATTTTGACAGGAAAATTGAAGAAGAGGGGATAAAATTCATAGGGAAGCCTGAGGATATTGTAGTTGAGCTTTATAAAAAAGCAGTTCTTTGGCTTGAGGTTTTGGGGGTCCCATACAAAGCTAGTTGGACTCACTGGGAGCACTATAGTTTTGTTAAGCACAAGAGAGAAGCATTCAAAAACCTAACTTCACTTTTTGAGAAAGCAAAATATGCTCCAGAGAGAGTCACAATGAAAGATGCTGAAACGGCATATAATCTTTATAGGATAATTCGAGGTGAAAATGTTGAGGTTTAG
- a CDS encoding CpaF family protein: MLEDKKKKKSGLSWIEEILGSENTPLDTLIKREEPKVSKEELPPKPSSLFDILSSEKPGKEEVLLTKKAKTDVSKAGPPLPSPTKRGGLSLQELLGKPETESFQLPSATTGEVKVLDAYGNVRIIRIKGEPVPIYEIRIPELSSEEQRLLKMARDRAIVEIQLDPESIPNVEERRRIFLKAVRAMVKEMAPTFSEGRIEVITELIVQNMIGYGRLDPLIRDDNLEEVMVIGTNKPVYVWHRRFNMCKTNIVFKDDKEILNIIERIAREIGRRIDQQSPLLDARLPDGSRVNATIPPISLEGPTITIRKFKKDPLTVIDLIKYGTLNTDIAAMLWIMVDGLGVKPANVLVSGGTGSGKTTLLNSLAMFIPPSERVISIEDTAELQLPIEHWVRLETRPPNIEGKGEVTMDDLVKNTLRMRPDRIIVGEVRGPEARTMFTAMNTGHDGCMGTIHANSARETIVRLESPPMNVPRIMIPALDIILMLVRFHSRKKGTIRRITEIAEVSGIEGESVQLNKLYKYDPAKDELVPTGVPSRFMNILSQHTGMTPLELEIEKEKRKLVLDWMIERGIRDIEEVGYYIKEFYISPEDLIKKIERDSTVELAQRAQKLS; this comes from the coding sequence CTGTTGGAGGACAAAAAGAAAAAGAAATCTGGTTTATCTTGGATAGAAGAGATATTAGGTAGTGAGAATACTCCCTTAGACACGCTAATTAAAAGAGAGGAACCTAAAGTTAGTAAAGAGGAGCTCCCACCTAAACCCTCCAGCTTATTTGATATATTAAGCAGTGAAAAACCCGGCAAAGAGGAAGTATTATTAACTAAAAAAGCAAAAACTGATGTTTCAAAAGCAGGTCCTCCCCTACCCTCTCCCACTAAAAGGGGAGGCTTAAGTTTACAAGAACTATTGGGAAAGCCAGAGACTGAATCTTTTCAACTACCTTCTGCTACTACCGGTGAAGTTAAAGTATTGGATGCGTATGGAAACGTTCGTATTATCAGAATTAAAGGAGAGCCTGTACCTATTTATGAAATTCGGATTCCAGAACTAAGCAGCGAGGAACAAAGGCTCCTTAAAATGGCAAGGGATAGGGCCATTGTTGAGATCCAACTTGACCCTGAAAGTATTCCAAATGTGGAGGAAAGAAGAAGGATTTTTCTAAAGGCTGTAAGGGCCATGGTAAAAGAAATGGCTCCAACTTTCTCGGAGGGTAGAATAGAGGTTATTACCGAGCTTATTGTCCAAAACATGATTGGTTATGGGAGATTGGATCCACTAATTAGGGACGACAACCTTGAGGAAGTTATGGTAATTGGTACTAACAAACCTGTCTACGTGTGGCATAGAAGATTTAACATGTGTAAGACGAACATTGTTTTCAAGGATGATAAGGAGATATTAAACATAATAGAGCGTATTGCAAGGGAAATTGGAAGGAGAATTGACCAACAGAGCCCGCTTTTAGATGCCCGTTTACCAGATGGCTCTCGTGTTAACGCGACTATTCCCCCAATAAGCTTAGAGGGTCCCACAATAACAATTAGAAAATTCAAAAAAGATCCTTTGACGGTAATAGACCTTATAAAATACGGTACGCTGAACACGGATATAGCAGCTATGCTGTGGATAATGGTGGATGGGCTTGGAGTAAAGCCAGCAAACGTTTTGGTTTCTGGTGGAACTGGTTCGGGTAAAACTACACTCCTCAACTCCTTGGCAATGTTTATCCCACCAAGTGAAAGAGTTATAAGTATAGAGGATACGGCGGAGCTTCAACTTCCAATCGAGCACTGGGTAAGGCTTGAGACAAGACCTCCAAACATTGAAGGAAAGGGAGAAGTCACAATGGATGATCTAGTTAAGAACACTTTGCGTATGCGTCCCGATAGAATTATAGTGGGTGAGGTTAGAGGTCCCGAGGCAAGAACGATGTTTACAGCCATGAACACAGGGCATGACGGTTGTATGGGTACTATCCACGCAAACTCCGCAAGAGAGACCATCGTTAGGCTTGAAAGCCCACCGATGAACGTTCCTAGGATTATGATACCCGCGTTGGACATTATACTTATGCTAGTTAGATTCCACAGCAGAAAGAAGGGAACCATTAGAAGGATTACGGAGATTGCTGAAGTTTCTGGAATTGAGGGAGAAAGCGTCCAGTTAAACAAGCTCTACAAGTACGATCCTGCTAAAGATGAACTCGTTCCTACGGGCGTCCCAAGCAGGTTCATGAATATATTATCCCAGCACACAGGAATGACGCCACTTGAGCTTGAGATTGAAAAAGAGAAGAGAAAACTGGTTCTTGATTGGATGATTGAAAGAGGAATTAGGGACATAGAGGAAGTGGGCTATTACATAAAAGAGTTCTACATAAGTCCTGAAGACCTAATAAAGAAGATAGAGAGAGATAGTACTGTAGAGCTCGCTCAAAGGGCCCAAAAGTTAAGTTAG
- a CDS encoding phytoene desaturase family protein, with the protein MKKKVVTVGAGLGGLLTSAFLAKEGYDVVVLEKAPYVGGRFTNLSYKGFQLSTGALHMVPHGADGPLAHLLKLLNAKVEIVNSNPKGKIFYNRELFHYREGWKRLSLKEKAKAMKLLAEIKANRLPKKNEYENAKVWIEDKIGENEFVFAFLESFVGWAISLTLEEVPALELAKEIKATLKWGGPGLIKGGCKAVTDELARIVQENGGKVLTRKRVVEVDENKIITSDGEEFTYDILISNIGIKETVELFGRDNFDREFLREIDALKPAEGIKYNIALKGGPRIGNTVIFTLDTKRINGYNEPSAISPELTKEGYTLIMAHQAIRSKDLKRERELGIEDLYTLFPELDEEGEILMVQSYMESNPVNRVASGQNHPDFPMENVYIVGDANKGEGGIEVEGIALGVMQTLQKLGLRDFSSWYL; encoded by the coding sequence ATGAAGAAAAAAGTGGTGACCGTTGGCGCTGGCCTTGGCGGACTACTAACAAGTGCATTCCTAGCGAAAGAAGGTTACGATGTTGTGGTCTTGGAAAAGGCCCCATACGTCGGAGGCCGCTTCACAAATCTCTCATACAAAGGCTTTCAGCTCTCAACAGGCGCTCTTCATATGGTTCCTCACGGAGCGGACGGACCTCTAGCTCATCTCCTCAAGCTCTTAAATGCTAAAGTTGAGATAGTGAACTCGAATCCAAAGGGTAAAATCTTCTATAATAGAGAGCTCTTCCACTACCGCGAAGGATGGAAGCGCTTAAGCCTCAAGGAGAAAGCAAAAGCAATGAAACTCCTTGCTGAGATTAAGGCAAATCGCCTCCCCAAGAAAAATGAGTATGAGAACGCAAAAGTTTGGATTGAGGATAAAATAGGAGAGAACGAGTTCGTTTTTGCTTTCTTAGAGAGCTTCGTTGGCTGGGCAATCAGCTTAACCCTTGAAGAAGTGCCGGCTTTAGAACTCGCAAAAGAGATAAAAGCGACCTTAAAGTGGGGAGGACCGGGGCTGATAAAAGGAGGATGTAAAGCTGTAACAGACGAACTTGCGAGAATAGTTCAAGAAAACGGAGGAAAAGTGCTTACTAGGAAGAGGGTTGTTGAAGTCGATGAGAACAAAATTATCACATCCGACGGGGAGGAATTTACCTACGATATCTTAATCTCGAACATTGGAATAAAAGAGACTGTAGAGCTTTTTGGAAGAGACAACTTCGATAGAGAATTTCTAAGAGAAATAGATGCTCTAAAACCTGCGGAAGGGATAAAATACAACATTGCTCTAAAAGGCGGCCCTAGAATAGGAAACACCGTTATTTTCACTCTCGACACAAAGAGAATAAACGGCTACAATGAGCCTTCCGCAATATCACCCGAGCTTACAAAAGAGGGCTACACACTTATAATGGCCCACCAGGCCATTAGGAGCAAGGACTTGAAGAGGGAGCGCGAGCTTGGAATTGAAGACTTATACACTCTCTTTCCAGAGCTGGATGAAGAAGGAGAAATTTTAATGGTGCAGAGCTACATGGAGAGCAACCCAGTAAATAGAGTCGCGTCCGGACAAAATCATCCAGACTTCCCAATGGAAAACGTCTACATAGTTGGGGATGCCAACAAAGGTGAGGGAGGAATCGAAGTAGAAGGAATCGCTCTGGGAGTTATGCAAACTCTCCAAAAGCTCGGATTAAGAGATTTCAGCTCCTGGTATTTGTAA
- a CDS encoding DUF2118 family protein has product MEKMPMLFVEKSYDECFEEEKAKNECIIIQDNIEVKLSKGDKLPNFIDKNKAKFLTKEVYDRFHLYVDKNEMKMLRDAIIVLPGRRTQIKLKKGDKLMILPVEGFVSTLIAGVGNRVRKSDAFAAVTTKKGEVHYLKPPKSGVVVYIDEFTNRPHYLYYLLPEE; this is encoded by the coding sequence ATGGAGAAGATGCCAATGCTATTTGTGGAAAAAAGCTACGATGAATGTTTTGAAGAAGAAAAGGCAAAAAACGAGTGCATTATTATTCAAGACAACATTGAAGTCAAGCTCTCAAAAGGGGATAAGCTACCAAATTTCATAGACAAGAACAAAGCAAAATTTTTAACAAAGGAGGTTTATGACAGGTTTCATTTATACGTAGACAAAAACGAAATGAAAATGCTTAGAGATGCAATAATTGTCTTACCAGGCAGGAGAACCCAAATCAAGCTCAAAAAAGGCGACAAATTAATGATACTCCCTGTTGAAGGCTTTGTGTCTACTCTCATAGCTGGCGTAGGAAACAGAGTCAGAAAGAGCGATGCTTTTGCAGCCGTAACAACAAAAAAAGGAGAAGTACACTATTTAAAACCACCTAAAAGCGGCGTAGTTGTCTACATAGATGAGTTCACAAACAGGCCCCACTATCTATACTACCTGCTTCCAGAGGAGTAA
- a CDS encoding FKBP-type peptidyl-prolyl cis-trans isomerase: MKVEKGDFVVFNYIGKFENGEIFDTSYEDIAKEAGIFLEDRTYGPLGANIGVGELIPGLDQALLGMEIGEKKTVTVPPELGYGMPREDLIVDVAKGEFEQVGLTPEVGMYVMTDSGIAKISEIKEESVSLDFNHPLAGKTLIFEVEIVDIQKEKAEEE, encoded by the coding sequence ATGAAAGTTGAGAAAGGAGATTTTGTAGTTTTTAACTACATTGGAAAGTTTGAAAACGGGGAAATTTTTGATACAAGTTACGAGGACATTGCCAAGGAAGCTGGCATCTTTTTAGAGGATAGGACGTACGGTCCACTTGGCGCTAACATTGGTGTTGGGGAGCTGATTCCCGGCCTAGATCAAGCTTTACTCGGAATGGAAATTGGTGAAAAGAAGACCGTTACAGTGCCACCGGAACTCGGATATGGCATGCCAAGGGAAGACTTAATCGTGGATGTCGCAAAGGGAGAGTTCGAACAAGTTGGACTGACTCCCGAAGTCGGCATGTATGTAATGACAGACAGTGGGATTGCGAAGATTAGTGAAATTAAAGAAGAGAGTGTTTCGCTCGACTTCAACCACCCATTAGCAGGGAAAACACTCATCTTCGAAGTTGAGATAGTCGATATCCAAAAAGAAAAAGCTGAAGAGGAGTGA
- a CDS encoding DUF58 domain-containing protein — protein sequence MKPMATSKAALLLFALWVSIIAAFGLVRWEMAYLTLPIITLFFVAVIFFKPSLDVEVVRTVPNERILEGDIVEIKLKLKAKERIPSLRIIEDIPNDLELVEGNREFVVSLRRGEEKELSYKVRIKRGIHKFGKVRIEYQDPFGFFFISKTIEHFNEIVGVPKLEEVVTPYSTKGTKVTVGPLPSPRVGEGVEFHAIREYQPGDPLKIINWKASAKMSKIMSNEYESERKIDVVLIVDATYKGKEVFDHLVRAAASFMLDALNNGTSFGLLISEEVPMWIRIDYGKRHFFKCIDFLSIAKPDKNNMIAYQVEHIIKTRFPARAQILYFSPLITEEGMEAVKLLYHYGYNVIVISPNPYSTIKPKTKEEELAKRILLLNRKVKLSKLAAYALIVDWDIHKPLKSAVSEVIKV from the coding sequence ATGAAGCCTATGGCGACGTCTAAAGCTGCACTCCTGCTTTTTGCACTTTGGGTTAGCATAATCGCTGCTTTTGGACTTGTTCGGTGGGAGATGGCCTATTTAACGCTCCCTATAATAACGCTGTTTTTTGTGGCAGTTATCTTCTTCAAACCTTCCCTTGATGTGGAAGTGGTGAGAACGGTTCCTAATGAGCGCATACTTGAAGGGGATATAGTTGAGATAAAGCTTAAACTAAAAGCAAAAGAGAGGATACCCAGTTTGAGAATAATAGAGGACATCCCTAACGACCTTGAGCTTGTTGAAGGGAATCGAGAGTTTGTGGTTTCATTGAGAAGAGGTGAAGAAAAAGAGCTGTCTTACAAGGTTAGGATAAAGAGAGGAATCCACAAGTTTGGAAAGGTTAGGATTGAGTATCAAGACCCATTTGGCTTCTTTTTCATATCCAAAACAATAGAGCACTTCAACGAAATCGTGGGTGTTCCAAAGCTTGAGGAAGTGGTGACTCCCTACTCCACCAAAGGAACTAAGGTAACGGTTGGGCCGCTCCCATCCCCAAGGGTTGGCGAAGGCGTTGAGTTCCACGCCATCCGCGAATATCAGCCTGGAGACCCACTAAAAATTATAAACTGGAAGGCAAGCGCAAAGATGAGTAAAATAATGAGCAACGAGTATGAGAGTGAGAGGAAAATTGATGTTGTTTTAATCGTTGATGCAACCTACAAGGGCAAAGAAGTCTTTGACCATTTGGTGAGAGCCGCTGCTTCCTTTATGCTGGATGCTTTAAACAACGGTACGAGCTTTGGGCTTTTGATATCTGAGGAAGTGCCTATGTGGATAAGAATAGACTACGGAAAGAGGCACTTTTTTAAGTGCATAGACTTCTTGAGCATAGCTAAGCCTGACAAGAACAACATGATAGCCTATCAAGTAGAGCACATCATAAAGACCCGCTTCCCGGCGAGGGCTCAAATACTATACTTTTCACCTCTAATAACTGAGGAAGGTATGGAAGCAGTCAAGCTGCTCTATCATTATGGCTACAATGTTATAGTAATAAGCCCCAACCCCTACTCCACCATAAAGCCAAAAACCAAGGAGGAAGAGCTCGCTAAAAGAATTCTTCTTCTCAATAGAAAAGTTAAGCTCAGCAAGCTGGCTGCCTATGCGTTGATAGTTGATTGGGATATTCACAAGCCTTTGAAAAGCGCAGTCTCAGAGGTGATTAAAGTATGA
- a CDS encoding TIGR00153 family protein, whose amino-acid sequence MGLFGGKENNVFEVLHDHLKAVEKTLEKFKELVEAYLDEDLEKAESLVKEVELFEREADGLRRGIETMLYRGAFLPVNRGDYARLVERIDNVADAAESASHILILAKPKVPKELADEIVRVVQASLETYRMLEESVVFLDRDVDKALEYTKKTEELEEESDKYEHDLLGKIFESEEISTYAKLIWDQIITKIGDIADRAEDASDQVMLIAIKRRG is encoded by the coding sequence ATGGGGCTATTCGGTGGAAAAGAAAATAATGTCTTTGAAGTTTTGCACGATCACCTAAAAGCTGTTGAGAAGACATTGGAGAAGTTTAAAGAGCTCGTTGAAGCCTATCTCGACGAAGATTTAGAAAAAGCTGAGAGTCTAGTAAAAGAAGTTGAGCTATTTGAAAGGGAAGCGGATGGGCTGAGGAGAGGAATCGAAACTATGCTCTACAGAGGAGCTTTTTTACCTGTAAACCGGGGAGATTATGCACGCTTGGTTGAGCGTATAGACAATGTTGCTGATGCAGCTGAAAGTGCTTCTCACATTTTAATACTCGCAAAGCCAAAGGTTCCAAAGGAGTTGGCTGATGAGATAGTGAGAGTAGTCCAAGCCTCTTTAGAAACTTACCGCATGCTTGAAGAATCTGTCGTGTTCTTAGACAGGGATGTTGATAAAGCGCTGGAGTACACTAAGAAGACTGAGGAGCTTGAAGAAGAGTCGGACAAATATGAACATGACCTATTGGGCAAAATATTCGAGAGTGAAGAAATTAGCACATATGCAAAGCTTATTTGGGATCAGATAATAACCAAAATCGGCGACATAGCCGATAGGGCTGAAGATGCCTCTGACCAAGTTATGCTCATAGCAATAAAAAGGAGGGGTTGA
- a CDS encoding D-2-hydroxyacid dehydrogenase, translated as MKVLIAAPLHEKAFDVLKNAGFEVVYEEYPNEERLLELAKDVDAIIVRSKPKVTRKVIENAPNLKVIGRAGVGLDNIDLDAAKERGIEVVNSPGASSRSVAELALALMFNVARKIAFADRKMREGVWAKKQCMGFELEGKTLGIVGFGRIGYNIAKIAKAMGMSILLYDPYPNEERAKEVGGKFVELEELLKESDVVTLHVPLLDSTYHLINEERLKLMKPTAILINAARGPIIDTNALVKALKEGWIAGAGLDVFEEEPLPVGHELTKLDNVVLTPHIGASTVEAQMRAGVEVAEKVVKVLKG; from the coding sequence ATGAAGGTTTTGATTGCCGCACCACTGCACGAAAAAGCGTTTGATGTTTTGAAGAACGCTGGTTTTGAGGTAGTTTACGAAGAGTATCCCAATGAGGAGAGGCTTTTGGAGCTAGCTAAGGATGTTGACGCTATAATCGTTAGAAGCAAGCCCAAAGTAACGCGCAAAGTCATAGAAAACGCTCCAAACCTCAAGGTTATTGGAAGGGCTGGTGTTGGCCTTGATAACATTGATTTGGATGCTGCAAAGGAGAGGGGCATTGAAGTCGTCAACTCTCCTGGTGCCTCAAGCAGAAGCGTTGCCGAGCTTGCTTTAGCTCTAATGTTCAACGTCGCAAGGAAAATAGCATTTGCCGATAGAAAGATGAGGGAAGGCGTTTGGGCCAAGAAGCAGTGTATGGGCTTTGAACTTGAGGGTAAAACCTTGGGAATAGTAGGCTTTGGAAGGATTGGTTATAATATCGCAAAGATAGCCAAAGCTATGGGCATGAGCATTCTCCTCTACGACCCATATCCAAACGAGGAGAGGGCTAAAGAAGTAGGAGGAAAGTTTGTTGAGCTTGAGGAACTCTTAAAGGAAAGTGATGTCGTTACGCTCCACGTCCCGCTCTTAGACAGCACATACCACTTAATCAATGAGGAAAGATTGAAGCTCATGAAGCCAACTGCCATCCTTATAAACGCCGCCCGCGGCCCTATAATTGATACGAATGCTCTCGTTAAAGCACTCAAGGAAGGCTGGATTGCCGGCGCTGGCTTGGACGTCTTTGAGGAAGAGCCCCTCCCAGTCGGACATGAGCTAACGAAGCTCGACAATGTTGTGCTTACACCACACATAGGAGCCAGCACTGTGGAGGCTCAAATGAGAGCTGGCGTTGAGGTCGCTGAAAAGGTCGTTAAAGTTTTGAAGGGCTGA
- a CDS encoding type II secretion system F family protein, with product MARKVSILLSLVKVTRRVIPEKWIKKYDAYLYAAGIRFLAAEYLTVTILIAILAGIVLAIFNPLYGVGAFVAVFGGIGFFYPYWRTAKRIEEMEQMIPDAFFYLASSLRAGISFSEALEELTTARFGALTEEFKKTVSEIKKGRPTIDALKAFAFRNRKSKVLYRSMMIVIEAFERGAPMADVLVSVANDVREILRIQRERKSSTGMQTMFFMVASGVVGPIILGIVPQIIEAMIAANTFTLPLDSIKLILMGFVALQAIVSGLGIGVIREGKFSAGLKYSAGLAVMGVLFFELVGMVNIGL from the coding sequence ATGGCACGTAAAGTATCAATTTTATTGTCTTTAGTTAAAGTAACGAGAAGAGTAATTCCAGAGAAATGGATTAAAAAATACGATGCCTATTTATACGCTGCTGGCATTAGATTTTTGGCTGCGGAGTATCTAACAGTTACAATTTTGATCGCTATCCTAGCTGGAATAGTTCTAGCCATATTTAATCCCCTGTATGGGGTTGGAGCTTTTGTAGCAGTGTTTGGAGGAATAGGATTTTTCTATCCCTATTGGAGAACTGCCAAGAGGATAGAAGAGATGGAACAAATGATCCCTGATGCTTTTTTCTATTTGGCTAGCTCGCTGAGGGCAGGAATTTCATTTAGCGAAGCTTTAGAAGAGTTGACAACTGCAAGATTTGGGGCCTTGACTGAAGAATTTAAGAAAACCGTCTCGGAGATTAAAAAGGGTAGGCCCACTATAGATGCTTTGAAAGCTTTTGCTTTCCGTAATCGGAAGTCAAAAGTTCTTTACAGGTCTATGATGATTGTCATTGAAGCCTTTGAGAGAGGTGCCCCAATGGCGGATGTTCTCGTTTCTGTCGCTAACGATGTTCGTGAAATATTAAGAATACAAAGAGAGAGGAAATCCTCTACAGGAATGCAGACTATGTTCTTTATGGTGGCAAGTGGGGTGGTAGGTCCGATAATTCTAGGTATTGTTCCACAGATTATAGAGGCAATGATAGCAGCAAACACTTTCACATTGCCTTTAGACTCAATAAAACTCATCTTGATGGGTTTTGTAGCTCTTCAAGCAATAGTATCGGGGCTGGGAATAGGGGTAATAAGAGAGGGCAAATTCTCAGCTGGTTTAAAGTATAGTGCGGGCTTAGCTGTTATGGGGGTTCTTTTCTTTGAGCTAGTCGGCATGGTAAATATAGGGCTGTAG
- a CDS encoding AAA family ATPase, with protein MRVEEVSEKGNLILNEVKKAIVGKEEVLRLILTTILADGHILLEDLPGLAKTLMAKSFAKALGVEFKRVQFTPDLLPSDILGVSVFNQKTLEFEFKKGPIFTNILLADEINRAPPKTQSALLEAMQERQVTIEGRTYPLKAPFVVIATQNPIEQEGTYPLPEAQLDRFLVRLRVGYPTKGQEIEILKRRIERKRDEVEINPVVSPQDVVEMRRGIEEVYISDAILDYIVDIIEATRSDKKNVEIGASPRGSLALMKLSRAYAALNGRDYVIPDDVKAVAIPALSHRLILKRELWYLHVSQEKVMERILEKVPVPKFE; from the coding sequence ATGAGGGTTGAAGAAGTATCTGAGAAAGGCAATCTTATACTAAACGAGGTTAAAAAGGCTATAGTCGGAAAAGAGGAAGTTTTGAGGTTGATATTGACAACAATCCTAGCTGATGGCCATATACTCCTTGAAGACTTGCCTGGATTAGCAAAAACTTTGATGGCGAAAAGCTTTGCTAAGGCTTTGGGAGTGGAGTTTAAGAGAGTGCAATTTACGCCAGATCTGCTCCCCTCGGATATACTAGGTGTTAGCGTCTTCAACCAAAAGACCCTCGAGTTTGAGTTCAAGAAGGGGCCGATTTTTACAAACATCCTTTTAGCGGATGAAATTAACCGTGCTCCTCCAAAAACACAGAGTGCTTTGCTAGAGGCAATGCAGGAAAGACAAGTGACAATCGAGGGTAGAACATATCCACTAAAAGCTCCTTTTGTAGTTATAGCAACGCAAAATCCCATAGAGCAAGAGGGAACTTATCCCCTCCCCGAGGCCCAGCTGGACAGGTTCTTAGTGAGGCTTAGAGTGGGCTATCCAACGAAAGGCCAGGAGATTGAGATTTTAAAGAGAAGAATTGAAAGAAAGAGGGATGAAGTTGAGATAAACCCTGTGGTTTCCCCCCAAGATGTTGTGGAGATGAGGAGGGGGATTGAGGAAGTATACATAAGTGACGCTATTTTGGACTACATAGTTGATATAATAGAAGCCACACGGAGCGATAAGAAGAACGTGGAGATAGGGGCTTCTCCGAGAGGGAGCTTAGCTTTGATGAAGCTTTCTAGGGCATATGCTGCGCTGAACGGCAGGGACTATGTTATCCCCGATGATGTTAAAGCCGTTGCGATTCCAGCATTAAGCCACAGACTTATACTTAAGAGAGAGCTTTGGTACCTCCACGTTTCCCAAGAGAAAGTCATGGAGAGGATTTTGGAAAAAGTTCCAGTGCCTAAGTTTGAGTGA